One Phaseolus vulgaris cultivar G19833 chromosome 11, P. vulgaris v2.0, whole genome shotgun sequence genomic window carries:
- the LOC137818905 gene encoding putative disease resistance RPP13-like protein 1: MPVLETLGGAFFGAVLQLLFHKLDSHQLLHYFRARKLDVRLLKKLKRKLMDINAVIDDAEQKQFTNSLVREWLHEVRDALYDAEDLLEQIDYEFSKTQLKAKFQSSASKVSSFESEMLELLDELESLLNQKIVQDFKISSGFGSGLANNVSGKRNESSSLVAQEVIYGRDEDKQVILNWLTSDNGNQNQLSILSIVGMGGMGKTTLAQHAYNDPMIKDIFAIKVWVCVSDEFDVFKLSRAILETIHKSTDDSRNLEMVQGRLKESLTGSKFLLVLDDVWNEDREQWKSLQTPLKYGTKGSKILVTTRSNKVASTLESNNIHQLKQLQEHDSWQVFAKHAVQDDDSKLNSELKEIGMKIAGKCQGLPLALETVGSLLQSKSSTVEWEGVLRSNMWDLPIENSKIIPALLLSYCHLPSHLKRCFAYCALFPKDHMFDKEELILSWMAENFLQSSKQSKSPEKVGEQYFNDLFSRSFFQQSIWYNKTIFVMHDLLNDLAKYVSGEMCYMLGVDRPGSVPKTTRHFSMVKNHVECDEYRSLRDAKRLRTFLSISSNCGMSIQELISNFKFLRLLSLSSCHNIKEVPDTIVDLIHLRSLDLSYTYVERLPDSICSLYNLQVLKLNNCNLLRELPSTLHELTKLRRLEFKGTTLRKVSVLLEKLKNLQVWTGGFEVGKSSSEFSIQQLGQLDLHGNLSLSNLENVVNPYDSLAADLKNKTHLVGLDLRWDLERKNEESIKEREVLENLQPFRHLKQLSIFNYCGTQFPGWLSEKFIFNMVSLELYYCKYCQWLPSLGLLTFLKYLEIDGLHEIVRIDADFYGNSCSAFASLEMLKFTDMQEWEEWQCMAGAFPSLKELWVTNCPKLKGHLPEHLPRLRFLFIERCEQLVTSTPKTVEIEGVKMETSSFNISGLLVSDPPLESLCIDSCPSMDIPINHCYNSLVELNVIQCCDSLANFPLDLFPKLRKLDLRNCHNLQIISQGHPHRHLKSLRIRKCSEFELFPDEGLFAPQLETFFIEGLEKLKSMPKCMSSLLLSLNYLKINNCPGVELSDECLPLNLKHIHLLNCSKVVASLKKGVWGTNPSIESLSIQKEDVECFPDEGLLPVSLTRLHIKDCPNLKKLNYRGLYHLSSLQKLLLSNCPMLQRLPGEGLPESILQLDITNCPLLKQRCKKEEGEDWEKIAHIKTIWLDMEAVNI, encoded by the coding sequence ATGCCAGTCCTTGAAACACTTGGTGGTGCTTTTTTTGGTGCTGTTCTCCAGCTCCTGTTTCACAAGCTTGATTCTCATCAACTTCTCCACTACTTTCGTGCGAGAAAGCTCGATGTGAGGCTGCTGAAAAAGTTGAAGAGGAAGCTGATGGACATCAATGCTGTGATTGATGATGCAGAACAAAAACAGTTCACTAATTCATTGGTCAGAGAATGGCTTCATGAGGTTAGAGATGCATTGTATGATGCGGAGGATCTGTTGGAGCAAATAGACTATGAATTCTCCAAAACTCAGTTGAAAGCTAAATTCCAGAGCAGTGCTAGCAAGGTAAGCAGTTTTGAATCTGAGATGTTAGAACTCCTAGATGAACTAGAATCTCTCTTAAACCAAAAGATTGTTCAAGATTTCAAAATTTCTAGTGGTTTTGGATCTGGGTTGGCTAATAACGTCTCAGGGAAAAGAAATGAATCCTCATCATTGGTGGCTCAAGAGGTTATTTATGGCAGAGATGAGGACAAACAAGTTATCCTTAATTGGCTGACATCAGACAATGGAAATCAGAACCAGCTTTCAATACTTTCTATCGTGGGTATGGGCGGCATGGGTAAGACCACACTTGCTCAACATGCATACAATGACCCAATGATAAAGGATATATTTGCTATCAAAGTCTGGGTCTGCGTTTCTGATGAATTCGATGTTTTCAAGTTAAGCAGAGCAATTCTTGAGACAATTCATAAGTCAACTGATGATAGCAGAAACCTAGAAATGGTTCAAGGACGATTGAAAGAATCTTTGACAGGAAGTAAGTTTCTCCTCGTTCTGGATGATGTGTGGAATGAAGACCGAGAACAATGGAAATCATTGCAAACTCCTCTTAAATATGGGACTAAGGGAAGTAAAATTCTTGTTACAACACGTAGTAACAAAGTTGCTTCTACCTTAGAGTCAAACAATATACACCAACTAAAGCAATTACAAGAACATGACAGTTGGCAAGTTTTTGCTAAACATGCAGTGCAAGATGACGACTCTAAGTTGAATTCTGAGTTGAAAGAGATTGGAATGAAGATAGCTGGAAAATGCCAAGGACTGCCTTTGGCCCTTGAAACGGTAGGATCTCTATTACAGTCAAAGTCATCTACTGTAGAGTGGGAAGGTGTACTGAGAAGCAACATGTGGGACTTACCGATAGAAAATAGTAAAATCATCCCTGCTTTGTTGTTGAGTTATTGCCATCTCCCTTCTCATCTTAAGAGATGTTTTGCTTATTGTGCGTTATTTCCTAAAGATCATATGTTTGACAAGGAGGAGTTaattctctcatggatggctgAAAATTTTCTACAATCCTCTAAGCAGAGTAAGTCTCCCGAAAAAGTAGGTGAACAATATTTCAATGATCTATTCTCAAGGTCATTCTTTCAACAGTCAATTTGGTACAACAAAACAATTTTTGTGATGCACGACCTTCTGAATGATTTAGCAAAATATGTTTCTGGTGAAATGTGCTACATGTTGGGTGTTGATAGACCAGGGAGTGTACCAAAGACTACTCGTCACTTTTCAATGGTAAAAAATCATGTTGAATGTGACGAGTATAGGAGTTTACGTGATGCTAAAAGGCTACGAACATTTTTGTCCATATCTAGCAATTGTGGGATGTCAATACAAGAATTGATCTCCAACTTTAAGTTCTTACGACTTTTATCTTTGTCTTCTTGTCATAACATAAAAGAGGTGCCTGACACTATAGTCGATCTTATACATCTCCGTTCATTAGACCTTTCATACACATACGTAGAGAGACTTCCCGACTCAATATGTTCACTCTATAACTTGCAAGTGTTAAAGCTCAACAATTGTAACCTTTTGAGGGAGCTGCCCTCGACTTTGCATGAGCTCACTAAGTTGCGCCGCCTTGAATTTAAGGGAACTACTTTAAGAAAGGTTTCAGTGCTTTTAGAGAAGTTGAAGAATCTTCAAGTATGGACAGGTGGGTTTGAAGTTGGCAAAAGTAGTAGTGAGTTCAGTATTCAACAACTAGGACAACTTGATCTTCATGGAAATCTATCACTTTCAAATCTTGAAAATGTTGTGAATCCATATGATTCATTAGCAGCAGATTTGAAGAACAAAACACATCTTGTGGGGCTAGATTTAAGATGGGATTTGGAACGAAAGAATGAAGAAtcaataaaagaaagagaagtacTAGAGAATCTGCAACCTTTTAGACATTTGAAGCAGTTGTCAATCTTTAACTATTGTGGCACACAATTTCCAGGTTGGTTATCTGAAAAATTTATATTCAATATGGTGTCCTTAGAGTTATACTATTGTAAATATTGTCAATGGTTGCCTTCCCTTGGACTTTTGACATTTCTCAAGTACTTGGAAATTGACGGCCTTCATGAGATAGTGAGAATAGATGCTGATTTTTACGGGAATAGCTGTTCTGCATTTGCATCCTTGGAAATGTTGAAGTTTACTGATATGCAGGAATGGGAAGAATGGCAATGCATGGCGGGTGCTTTTCCAAGTCTTAAAGAACTTTGGGTGACGAATTGTCCTAAACTGAAAGGGCACTTGCCAGAGCACCTTCCTCGTTTAAGGTTTCTATTTATTGAGCGGTGTGAACAACTTGTGACTTCGACTCCCAAGACGGTAGAAATTGAAGGTGTGAAGATGGAGACATCTTCATTTAATATATCAGGACTCCTCGTATCTGATCCTCCTCTTGAATCCTTGTGTATTGATTCTTGTCCAAGCATGGATATTCCCATAAACCATTGCTACAATTCCCTTGTAGAATTAAATGTCATTCAATGTTGTGACTCTCTAGCGAACTTCCCTCTAGACTTATTCCCAAAACTCCGCAAGCTTGATTTACGCAACTGTCATAACCTACAGATAATATCACAGGGACACCCTCATCGTCATTTGAAGAGTCTGAGAATTCGAAAATGCTCTGAATTTGAATTATTTCCCGATGAAGGATTATTTGCACCTCAGCTAGAGACATTTTTTATTGAAGGATTGGAGAAATTGAAATCAATGCCTAAATGCATGTCTTCCCTCCTTTTATCTCTTAATTATCTGAAGATAAATAATTGTCCAGGAGTGGAGTTATCTGACGAATGTCTGCCATTAAATCTAAAACACATCCATCTCTTAAATTGCTCCAAAGTTGTTGCCTCACTAAAGAAGGGGGTTTGGGGAACCAACCCTTCTATAGAATCCTTGTCTATTCAAAAAGAGGATGTGGAGTGCTTTCCGGATGAAGGTTTGCTCCCAGTCTCCCTTACTCGGCTACACATAAAAGATTGTCCAAATCTTAAGAAACTGAACTATAGGGGTCTCTATCACCTCTCATCTCTTCAAAAATTGTTGCTCAGTAACTGTCCAATGCTCCAACGCTTGCCAGGGGAGGGTTTGCCGGAATCCATTTTACAACTCGATATTACAAACTGTCCGTTGCTCAAACAGCGGTGCAAGAAAGAAGAAGGGGAAGATTGGGAAAAGATTGCTCACATTAAAACTATATGGCTTGATATGGAAGCAGTAAACATATAA